A window from Prosthecochloris marina encodes these proteins:
- the nikR gene encoding nickel-responsive transcriptional regulator NikR: MKRFGVSLEDELLDELDKLVETHAFPNRSRAIRFLIHKHLTEEQWKSNQEVSGCLVIVYDHHKPNLQNKLTTIQHNYHHLVLCSQHVHLDHSHCMETITLKGKARELQEIADKLIAVKGIIHGELVMSVIGEGNSRISQKSRLKSHEATTEAT, from the coding sequence ATGAAACGATTTGGCGTCTCACTGGAAGATGAGCTTCTGGACGAGCTGGATAAGCTGGTTGAAACGCATGCTTTTCCCAACCGGTCTCGGGCAATACGTTTTCTTATCCACAAGCATCTTACAGAGGAACAATGGAAAAGTAACCAGGAGGTAAGTGGCTGCCTTGTCATTGTCTACGACCATCACAAACCCAATCTGCAAAACAAGCTGACAACGATACAACACAATTATCATCATCTTGTGCTCTGCAGCCAACACGTTCATCTTGATCACAGCCACTGCATGGAAACCATAACGCTTAAAGGTAAAGCGAGAGAATTGCAGGAAATTGCCGACAAGCTGATTGCCGTCAAAGGCATAATTCATGGAGAACTCGTGATGAGCGTTATCGGAGAAGGAAACTCACGTATAAGTCAAAAATCAAGATTAAAAAGCCATGAAGCTACAACAGAAGCAACATGA
- a CDS encoding DUF4198 domain-containing protein, which translates to MKNTTLLWKSLVALTLFTIVFVPIKAYAHFGMVIPSEDIVEKQSQSSLTVNIMFAHPFEGQSMNMEKPELFGVFSEGRKKQLTPLLKTHNLTMYADSSPNRAWRAYYTVKHPGDHIFFMEPKPYWEPAEDSYIVHYTKVIVNAFGKEDGWDSELGLKTEIIPLTRPYGLYTGNVFQGIVKVDGKPSPFSEVEVEYFNQSGENSAPKPPFITQVVKTDKNGVFSYAIPKTGWWGFAALSTDSRTIMHDGEPKPVEIGAVLWVKAEDFK; encoded by the coding sequence ATGAAAAATACAACCTTGTTATGGAAATCACTGGTGGCTCTAACCCTTTTTACAATAGTATTCGTTCCGATAAAAGCTTACGCTCATTTCGGCATGGTCATTCCATCCGAAGACATTGTTGAAAAACAGAGTCAATCATCGCTGACGGTAAACATCATGTTCGCTCATCCTTTTGAAGGGCAATCAATGAACATGGAAAAACCGGAACTGTTCGGGGTTTTCAGTGAAGGCAGAAAAAAACAGCTCACCCCTCTGCTCAAGACTCATAACCTGACCATGTATGCCGATTCCTCTCCCAATCGTGCATGGCGGGCTTATTATACGGTGAAACACCCCGGAGATCACATATTTTTTATGGAACCCAAACCCTACTGGGAACCGGCTGAAGACAGCTATATCGTTCATTACACGAAAGTTATCGTAAACGCTTTCGGCAAAGAGGATGGCTGGGATTCGGAACTTGGCCTGAAAACCGAAATAATTCCCCTTACACGGCCCTACGGGCTTTATACCGGCAATGTCTTCCAGGGCATTGTCAAGGTCGATGGAAAACCTTCTCCATTCAGCGAAGTCGAAGTGGAATATTTCAATCAGAGCGGTGAAAACTCCGCACCGAAACCTCCCTTTATAACACAGGTAGTCAAAACCGATAAAAACGGGGTCTTTTCCTACGCCATCCCGAAAACGGGCTGGTGGGGTTTTGCCGCCCTCTCTACAGACAGCAGAACCATCATGCATGATGGCGAACCCAAACCTGTTGAGATCGGTGCGGTATTGTGGGTCAAAGCAGAGGATTTCAAATAA
- the cbiM gene encoding cobalt transporter CbiM, translating into MHISEGILPWATLAGGYAASALGVAIGLKKIEDQQMVKTAMLSSTFFIASFIHIPLGPTNIHLVMNGFIGLLTGWSCFIAIGIALLLQALLFQFGGITTLGINTFNMALPALACFLIFSPFLSSKKISVLLTGFFSGFVSVFLSALLLSFSLVTAGEPFIPAAKLVFAANLPLMIVDGMITALALRFIERVKPEILTS; encoded by the coding sequence ATGCACATTTCAGAAGGAATTTTACCATGGGCGACTCTCGCCGGAGGCTATGCTGCAAGCGCATTGGGAGTTGCGATTGGCTTGAAAAAAATAGAAGATCAGCAGATGGTTAAAACCGCCATGCTCTCATCGACCTTTTTCATCGCCTCATTCATCCACATACCGTTGGGACCGACAAACATCCATCTTGTCATGAATGGATTTATCGGACTTCTTACCGGATGGTCATGCTTCATCGCAATCGGGATAGCACTGCTATTGCAGGCGCTGCTGTTTCAGTTCGGCGGCATTACAACTCTCGGCATCAATACGTTCAATATGGCGCTACCAGCCCTTGCCTGTTTTCTTATTTTTTCCCCTTTTCTGTCGAGCAAAAAAATCTCTGTGCTTCTAACCGGCTTTTTCAGCGGATTTGTTTCTGTTTTTTTGAGCGCGCTGCTTTTAAGTTTTTCTCTCGTGACTGCCGGGGAACCGTTCATACCTGCAGCAAAGCTTGTTTTTGCAGCAAACCTCCCCCTTATGATCGTTGACGGCATGATCACGGCCCTTGCTCTTCGGTTCATCGAAAGGGTCAAACCGGAAATACTTACTTCATGA
- the cbiQ gene encoding cobalt ECF transporter T component CbiQ: protein MQIEAFSKGRSPLHSTDPRMKLLACLPLILLTALSQDILQVTASLAGGIILAAVAGIYSRLLLQRLATVNVFMIFLWATMPFTISGEHFWNIGPLNISRQGVTLPLLITLKTNAIALYTIALPGTSTIIALSHAMLHLRVPGKLVTMFYFFYRYIGVIADEFSKMLRMLEARGFRASTSIHTIKVYAFFTGMLFIKSHERSERVYNALVMRNFHGDFPLLTHFTLKQRDLIFMAAMSCLFMLIVLL, encoded by the coding sequence ATGCAGATTGAAGCATTCTCAAAAGGCAGGAGCCCGCTTCACAGTACCGACCCAAGGATGAAGCTTCTTGCTTGTCTACCGCTGATTTTGCTGACTGCATTGAGTCAAGACATCCTCCAGGTTACAGCATCTCTTGCCGGCGGCATCATTCTCGCAGCCGTTGCCGGAATTTACAGCCGTCTGCTGCTCCAAAGACTTGCCACCGTGAACGTGTTTATGATTTTTCTTTGGGCCACCATGCCTTTTACCATTTCCGGGGAACATTTCTGGAATATTGGGCCCTTGAATATATCCCGACAAGGCGTAACACTGCCTTTGCTGATAACCCTTAAAACTAACGCAATAGCCCTTTATACCATAGCACTTCCCGGCACCAGTACCATCATCGCTCTCTCCCACGCCATGCTTCATCTTCGGGTTCCGGGCAAACTTGTTACGATGTTCTACTTTTTCTACCGTTACATTGGTGTCATTGCTGATGAATTTTCAAAAATGCTTCGTATGCTGGAGGCTCGAGGGTTCCGCGCATCGACGAGTATCCATACCATTAAAGTTTACGCTTTCTTTACCGGCATGCTTTTCATTAAAAGCCATGAGCGTTCCGAAAGGGTATACAACGCGCTTGTGATGAGAAACTTTCACGGAGATTTTCCACTTCTCACCCACTTCACGTTGAAACAGCGGGACCTGATTTTCATGGCTGCCATGAGCTGTCTGTTCATGCTAATTGTGTTGCTATGA
- a CDS encoding energy-coupling factor ABC transporter ATP-binding protein: MNCITVENLSFSYPGHVEVFNGLSLSIVNGEKAGIRAPNGSGKSTLFLLLAGLLKPASGSISLWGKAMQTPDEFRKTRLKIGLLFQDPDDQLFLPTVEEDIAFALLNRGISREDARQKVDALCDTFQIAHLKKRVPFHLSWGQKRLVSLAGTLVTEPDLLMLDEPTAGIDDTVIETILNYLEGFRGTMLVSSHDRNFLDRICTSRYLLTNNRLEKC, from the coding sequence ATGAATTGCATCACCGTCGAAAACCTGAGTTTCTCCTACCCTGGTCATGTAGAAGTCTTCAATGGCCTGAGCCTTTCCATTGTCAATGGTGAAAAAGCAGGTATACGCGCTCCGAACGGCTCAGGAAAAAGTACCTTGTTCCTTCTGTTAGCGGGCTTGCTCAAGCCGGCATCCGGCAGTATTTCGCTCTGGGGAAAAGCAATGCAAACACCCGATGAGTTCAGAAAAACACGGTTGAAAATCGGGCTTCTTTTTCAGGACCCGGATGATCAGCTTTTCCTCCCTACCGTCGAAGAAGACATAGCCTTTGCACTTCTGAACCGGGGAATATCACGAGAAGATGCTCGCCAAAAAGTTGACGCACTTTGTGATACATTTCAGATAGCACATCTAAAAAAAAGAGTCCCCTTTCACCTTTCCTGGGGGCAGAAACGGCTTGTCTCACTTGCCGGCACACTGGTAACTGAACCGGACCTTTTGATGCTCGATGAGCCAACCGCCGGTATAGATGATACAGTAATCGAAACAATACTCAACTATCTCGAGGGTTTCAGGGGCACAATGCTTGTTTCATCTCACGATAGAAATTTTCTCGACCGTATATGCACCAGCCGATACCTCCTGACAAACAACCGGCTCGAAAAATGCTGA
- a CDS encoding YgaP family membrane protein, with protein sequence MNIDRLVFAVAGFFIMASVLLSVYHSQYWLWFTGFVGLNLFQASFTGFCPLAKILKAAGAEPGNAFK encoded by the coding sequence ATGAATATAGATCGACTTGTTTTTGCCGTAGCAGGCTTTTTTATCATGGCAAGTGTGCTCTTGTCAGTATATCATAGCCAGTACTGGTTGTGGTTTACCGGATTCGTAGGATTGAACCTGTTTCAAGCTTCTTTTACCGGTTTTTGCCCTTTGGCTAAAATACTCAAGGCTGCCGGTGCCGAACCCGGCAACGCTTTTAAATAA
- a CDS encoding 3-deoxy-7-phosphoheptulonate synthase, producing MHRLQDIRVSNIARLTTPRNLKDKLQVTGEVADTVVQGRQEVESILTGKDSRLLVIVGPCSIHDINAAMEYARRLKGLREELKDDLCIIMRVYFEKPRTTIGWKGFINDPHLDGSFDIEHGLYYARKLLFDINALGLPAATEFLDPFTPQYVADLVSWAAIGARTIESQTHRQMASGLSMPVGFKNSTDGRVQVAIDAIRSAMHSHSFLGIDPDGYSSVITTTGNPFGHMVLRGGSGRPNYDADNIADAERRLEKAELSKNLLVDCSHANSGKKHEQQSKVWNSIIEQRVSGTLSILGVMMESNLFCGNQPFPDNPAGLQYGVSITDACISWEETVKLLREGAMKLHAVSSNAEA from the coding sequence ATGCACAGGTTACAAGATATACGAGTTTCCAATATTGCACGGTTAACGACTCCACGTAATCTCAAAGATAAACTCCAGGTAACCGGAGAGGTTGCCGATACGGTTGTTCAGGGGCGCCAAGAGGTGGAGAGCATTTTAACCGGTAAAGATTCAAGGCTTCTGGTAATCGTGGGGCCCTGTTCTATCCATGATATCAACGCGGCCATGGAATATGCCCGCAGATTGAAGGGGTTGCGTGAAGAGCTGAAAGACGATCTCTGCATTATCATGCGGGTATACTTTGAAAAACCCAGAACAACGATCGGTTGGAAAGGTTTTATCAACGATCCTCACCTTGACGGGTCTTTCGATATCGAGCATGGGCTTTATTATGCCCGGAAACTTTTGTTTGATATCAATGCGCTCGGCTTACCGGCTGCAACCGAATTCCTCGATCCTTTTACGCCTCAGTATGTTGCCGATCTTGTGAGTTGGGCTGCAATCGGTGCAAGAACAATCGAATCACAGACTCATCGTCAAATGGCAAGCGGGCTTTCGATGCCCGTCGGGTTCAAGAATTCAACCGACGGCCGGGTTCAGGTTGCAATAGATGCAATACGTTCGGCGATGCACTCACACAGTTTTCTGGGAATCGATCCTGACGGATACAGCAGTGTTATCACGACGACCGGTAACCCGTTTGGGCACATGGTGCTGCGAGGTGGTTCCGGACGCCCGAATTATGATGCCGATAATATAGCGGATGCTGAACGGCGTCTTGAAAAGGCGGAACTTTCAAAAAATCTTTTGGTTGATTGCAGCCATGCAAATTCGGGTAAAAAACATGAGCAGCAGTCAAAAGTATGGAACAGTATTATCGAGCAACGTGTGAGCGGTACTTTAAGCATTCTGGGGGTTATGATGGAAAGCAACCTGTTCTGCGGTAACCAACCGTTCCCTGACAATCCGGCCGGCTTACAGTACGGCGTTTCAATCACCGACGCCTGTATTTCCTGGGAAGAGACGGTGAAACTCTTGCGGGAAGGCGCAATGAAGCTTCATGCTGTCTCTTCAAATGCAGAAGCCTGA
- a CDS encoding sensor histidine kinase, protein MNLKIKPYRVPVFFFILALLGLTWWSFGVRQNADEIRRKGQHQIVSGLFNIAESIIYEVDRNNNFQYNHMMVTLEKLVSGSPLTFIFLEQDGKRVFQTSGAPATLSLPSTEGEQFEENHFLFWHKTKIFNDPTFTSTPQPAIEDIEKSHSLNEQRYRTLVMGGEFVRDKQEYAEALGRMYFTQLVAFLCVAAGFIVWFMMIRSRLLTEQLKVERIRLAYIEDLEFGASGLAHETKNPLGIISGIAQQIIRDPAIPDNSRKKLEQIINEVDKTTARLGHFLNFARQKNVKTVALDAQNIIGKVISVLQAEFEEAGVALESECPAFQILADEEMLRQILVNLLLNSLQASSKNGMVTVKLQRNRKHAELVVTDNGCGISPELLPKIHKPYVTGRTEGHGLGMAIVKRYTDNLRWTISISSEINEGTTVTISGIMILKVQGQNT, encoded by the coding sequence ATGAACTTGAAAATCAAACCTTACAGGGTTCCTGTGTTTTTTTTCATCCTCGCACTTCTTGGATTAACCTGGTGGTCTTTCGGGGTACGCCAAAATGCTGACGAAATCAGACGCAAAGGCCAACATCAGATTGTTTCGGGCCTTTTTAACATTGCGGAAAGCATCATCTATGAAGTTGATCGAAACAATAATTTTCAATACAACCACATGATGGTTACTCTGGAAAAACTCGTCAGTGGCTCGCCATTGACATTCATTTTCCTCGAACAAGATGGTAAACGTGTTTTCCAAACGTCCGGAGCACCAGCAACCCTGAGTCTCCCCTCCACCGAAGGAGAGCAATTCGAAGAAAACCACTTTTTATTCTGGCACAAAACAAAAATATTCAACGACCCCACCTTCACATCGACACCTCAACCGGCAATCGAGGACATTGAAAAAAGCCATTCCTTGAATGAGCAGAGATACCGGACCTTGGTCATGGGTGGAGAATTTGTCAGGGACAAGCAAGAGTATGCAGAGGCTCTGGGCAGAATGTACTTCACCCAACTTGTTGCATTTCTTTGTGTTGCCGCCGGCTTTATTGTCTGGTTCATGATGATCAGAAGCCGGCTGCTCACAGAACAACTCAAAGTGGAAAGAATTCGCTTAGCATATATTGAAGATCTGGAATTCGGTGCCTCCGGCCTGGCTCACGAAACAAAAAATCCACTCGGAATAATTTCGGGCATTGCCCAACAGATCATTCGTGATCCGGCTATACCTGACAACAGCCGGAAAAAACTTGAACAAATTATAAATGAGGTGGACAAGACCACCGCACGTTTGGGCCATTTCCTGAACTTTGCCCGCCAAAAAAACGTGAAAACTGTAGCCCTCGACGCACAAAACATTATTGGCAAGGTAATTTCCGTGCTTCAAGCAGAGTTCGAGGAAGCTGGCGTTGCGCTGGAATCAGAATGTCCAGCGTTTCAGATTCTTGCTGACGAGGAAATGTTGCGGCAGATCCTTGTAAACCTTCTTTTAAACAGTCTTCAAGCCTCATCGAAAAACGGCATGGTCACCGTAAAATTACAACGCAACAGGAAACACGCTGAACTTGTCGTAACAGATAATGGGTGCGGGATTTCACCGGAACTCCTCCCTAAAATTCACAAACCCTATGTAACAGGCAGAACCGAAGGGCATGGCCTGGGAATGGCAATAGTTAAACGATATACTGACAACCTTAGATGGACAATATCGATCTCGTCGGAAATAAACGAAGGAACAACCGTAACCATTTCCGGCATAATGATTTTAAAAGTTCAGGGGCAAAATACATGA
- a CDS encoding sigma-54-dependent transcriptional regulator — protein MTHKILVVDDETRYRGLYRQVLESVGFSTLEATCVKEALEIIQNEPPSLIISDVRMPDASGLELLRTTREKHIALPFLLVTAYADVNEAVKAMKLGAVDYLSKPVDLDELVTAVQDALSIKAAKPEIIIPQEKLDGVIAYSSAMLNILHDAYRIAASDANVLIMGESGVGKEVLSHFIHKCSPRHNRPMVAVNCAAIPSTLLASEMFGHEKGSFTGAEKKRQGRFREVSGGTLLLDEIGDMPLELQPAFLRTIETGRIVPIGSDKEIAVNFRLLAATNRNLVQDVKQGRFRKDLYYRLNVIAITIPPLRERKEDILPLARFFLNRGHAETKRLSREASNILGSYHWPGNVRELANAMEHARLLCQTDIIVPEHLPPTIRNFIASHTEETTQKAVPEKKIIKTLEEIEIESIKQALELSGGNRTRAAKLLGITRRGFIYKLKRFGMT, from the coding sequence ATGACCCATAAGATACTCGTTGTCGATGATGAAACACGTTATCGAGGCCTGTACCGACAGGTCCTCGAGTCAGTAGGCTTTTCAACCCTTGAAGCCACCTGTGTTAAAGAGGCTCTTGAAATCATTCAAAACGAACCTCCTTCGCTCATCATCTCCGATGTCCGCATGCCTGATGCAAGCGGCCTCGAGTTGCTTCGGACAACCAGAGAAAAGCATATCGCTCTTCCGTTTCTTCTTGTAACAGCATATGCAGATGTCAACGAAGCCGTAAAGGCCATGAAGCTCGGAGCGGTCGATTATCTATCCAAACCGGTTGATCTGGATGAACTCGTCACGGCTGTTCAGGACGCTCTCAGCATCAAAGCTGCAAAGCCGGAAATCATTATTCCTCAAGAAAAACTCGATGGAGTCATAGCTTACAGCTCAGCGATGCTCAACATCCTTCATGATGCTTACCGAATCGCTGCCAGTGATGCAAACGTTCTCATTATGGGTGAAAGCGGCGTTGGCAAAGAAGTGCTGTCCCATTTCATACATAAATGCAGCCCTCGACACAACAGACCGATGGTGGCAGTAAACTGTGCAGCTATTCCAAGCACACTTCTTGCAAGCGAAATGTTCGGGCATGAAAAAGGTTCTTTCACCGGTGCAGAAAAAAAACGTCAGGGACGCTTTCGTGAAGTCAGCGGCGGAACTTTGCTGCTCGACGAAATTGGCGATATGCCTCTGGAACTTCAGCCGGCGTTTTTACGCACTATAGAAACCGGACGTATAGTACCTATCGGTAGCGATAAAGAAATAGCAGTAAATTTTCGCCTTCTTGCCGCGACAAACCGGAATCTGGTTCAAGATGTCAAGCAGGGTCGTTTCCGGAAAGACCTTTACTATCGTCTCAATGTCATTGCCATTACAATCCCACCACTGCGTGAACGCAAAGAAGACATTCTCCCCCTCGCCCGCTTTTTCCTCAATCGCGGTCACGCCGAAACAAAAAGATTATCAAGAGAAGCAAGCAATATTCTCGGTTCCTACCATTGGCCAGGAAACGTGCGGGAGCTTGCAAATGCCATGGAACATGCCAGGCTTCTTTGTCAAACTGATATTATTGTGCCCGAGCATCTCCCCCCGACAATCCGAAACTTTATTGCATCCCATACTGAAGAAACAACCCAAAAAGCTGTTCCGGAGAAAAAAATCATCAAAACGCTCGAGGAAATCGAGATCGAAAGCATAAAACAAGCGCTCGAGCTCTCCGGTGGAAACCGCACACGTGCAGCAAAGCTCTTGGGAATAACCCGAAGAGGTTTCATCTACAAACTCAAACGTTTCGGCATGACCTGA
- a CDS encoding EF-hand domain-containing protein: protein MKHFFGLLCAFLLFSRVAPASAEKQSEEDRVLGPAFIAKFDTNKDGKVSMSEFPETSEPFPDFYRLDKNRDGYIDKDEVPTQPAPSFENTSFLATFDTDNDGKISMSEFPESDAHFREFDKNNNGYIEENEIPTQPPPQLQIGRP, encoded by the coding sequence ATGAAACATTTTTTCGGCTTACTCTGTGCATTTCTGTTATTTTCAAGAGTTGCCCCGGCCTCTGCTGAAAAACAAAGCGAGGAAGACAGGGTTCTCGGTCCCGCATTTATAGCAAAATTCGATACGAACAAGGACGGCAAGGTATCCATGTCGGAGTTTCCCGAAACAAGTGAGCCTTTTCCCGACTTTTATAGACTTGACAAAAACAGGGACGGTTATATCGACAAAGATGAGGTTCCGACACAACCGGCGCCGTCTTTTGAAAACACTTCTTTCCTGGCAACATTCGATACAGACAACGACGGCAAGATATCTATGTCAGAATTTCCTGAAAGCGACGCACATTTTCGGGAGTTTGACAAAAATAATAACGGCTATATTGAAGAAAACGAAATTCCGACACAGCCACCCCCTCAACTTCAAATAGGCAGACCATAA
- a CDS encoding ArsA family ATPase has product MRNIIFTGKGGVGKTSVAAATALKAADLGFKTLIMSTDPAHSLGDSLDVKLGPSPVKVAENLWGQEVSVFGDLNLNWDVVREHFAQLMESRGVEGIYAEEMGVLPGMEELFSLSYIKRYNEEQVDYDLLVVDCAPTGETLRLLSLPETFGWFIKFIRNVEKYMVSPVIRPLSKKVKKIDNMVAPKEVYEKVDNLFSSTEGIIELLADGSKSTVRLVMNPEKMVIKESMRALTYLNLYGITVDSITINRVMPDQTQDPYFKKWRNIQQNYIQQINNAFSPIPIGQVPLFDQEVVGLDMLRQVGEKIYGDKNPTEIFFKEDPIDIQKVHDGHYKVRVKLPFMEDMGFEPKILKMGDDLTIRIGDYQKIVALPIFIAGLESTGASFEDGWLTVDFAKEEEKAEA; this is encoded by the coding sequence ATGCGAAATATTATTTTTACGGGTAAGGGAGGAGTAGGTAAAACTTCTGTTGCCGCTGCAACGGCGTTAAAAGCTGCTGATTTGGGTTTTAAGACGTTGATCATGTCAACGGACCCTGCACACAGCCTCGGTGATTCACTCGATGTAAAACTTGGACCTTCTCCGGTCAAGGTTGCTGAAAATCTCTGGGGACAGGAAGTCAGCGTTTTTGGCGATCTCAATCTTAACTGGGACGTTGTCCGTGAGCATTTCGCCCAGCTTATGGAATCGAGAGGGGTTGAAGGTATATATGCAGAAGAAATGGGTGTGTTACCCGGCATGGAGGAGCTTTTTTCCCTGTCTTATATCAAACGCTATAACGAAGAGCAGGTCGATTACGATCTACTCGTTGTTGACTGTGCGCCGACGGGTGAAACACTTCGCCTTTTGTCTTTGCCTGAAACATTCGGCTGGTTTATAAAATTTATCCGCAACGTCGAAAAATATATGGTAAGTCCGGTGATCAGGCCATTGTCCAAAAAAGTGAAGAAAATAGACAACATGGTTGCTCCTAAAGAAGTGTATGAAAAGGTGGACAACCTGTTTTCTTCTACCGAGGGGATTATCGAGCTTCTCGCTGATGGCTCAAAATCAACGGTTCGCCTTGTGATGAACCCTGAAAAGATGGTTATCAAAGAGTCCATGAGAGCTCTTACGTATCTCAATCTGTATGGAATTACTGTAGACAGTATCACCATCAACAGGGTCATGCCTGATCAGACTCAGGATCCTTATTTCAAGAAATGGCGAAACATTCAGCAGAACTACATCCAGCAGATTAATAACGCGTTTTCTCCGATTCCGATCGGTCAGGTTCCCCTGTTTGATCAGGAAGTCGTAGGGCTTGATATGCTCCGGCAGGTAGGAGAGAAAATCTACGGTGATAAGAATCCGACGGAGATTTTCTTCAAGGAAGACCCGATCGATATCCAGAAAGTACATGATGGTCACTACAAGGTAAGGGTTAAGCTTCCGTTTATGGAGGATATGGGTTTTGAGCCCAAGATTCTTAAAATGGGTGATGATCTCACCATCAGGATCGGGGATTATCAAAAGATCGTTGCATTGCCGATTTTCATTGCAGGCCTGGAATCAACCGGAGCCAGTTTTGAAGATGGATGGCTTACTGTTGATTTTGCCAAAGAAGAAGAAAAGGCAGAAGCGTAA